One Ricinus communis isolate WT05 ecotype wild-type chromosome 1, ASM1957865v1, whole genome shotgun sequence DNA window includes the following coding sequences:
- the LOC8272041 gene encoding cyclin-U3-1 isoform X1: MQCSSDMGTLALDTENVDLDVYLTLGLKALGKRILGTPRALTLLSSLLERSVQKNEMLLETTQINDSRTEFHGSRAPTVSIRQYIDRIFKYSGCSPSCFIVAHIYVDRFIQNTDIHLTSLNVHRLLITSVMVAAKFIDDAFFNNAYYAKVGGVSTEELNKLEMKFLFSIDFRLQVSVNTFGRYCSQLEKEAAEGHQIERPIQVCRIKESWSNKDDSTPCAPTIAR, encoded by the exons ATGCAGTGCAGTTCAGATATGGGAACATTGGCACTTGATACTGAGAATGTGGACTTGGATGTATACCTAACTTTGGGGCTTAAGGCATTgggaaaaagaattttgggaactCCACGGGCTTTAACCCTTCTTTCTTCACTTCTTGAGAGATCTGTCCAGAAAAATGAGATGCTACTGGAGACAACACAGATCAATGACTCTAGGACAGAATTCCATGGTTCTAGGGCGCCCACTGTGAGCATCCGGCAGTACATAGATCGCATCTTCAAGTACTCTGGCTGCAGTCCATCCTGCTTCATTGTGGCACACATTTATGTGGATAGATTTATACAGAACACAGACATTCATTTAACCTCTCTTAATGTCCATCGGCTCCTAATAACAAGTGTAATGGTTGCTGCAAAGTTCATTGATGATGC GTTCTTCAACAATGCCTACTATGCAAAAGTGGGAGGAGTAAGTACAGAAGAGTTGAACAAGTTGGAGATGAAGTTTTTGTTTAGTATAGATTTCAGACTTCAAGTAAGTGTCAACACATTTGGAAGATACTGTTCTCAGTTGGAAAAGGAAGCTGCCGAAGGGCATCAGATTGAACGACCAATCCAAGTTTGCAGAATTAAAGAAAGTTGGTCTAATAAAGATGATTCGACCCCTTGTGCTCCCACGATTGCAAGATGA
- the LOC8272041 gene encoding cyclin-U3-1 isoform X2 — protein sequence MGTLALDTENVDLDVYLTLGLKALGKRILGTPRALTLLSSLLERSVQKNEMLLETTQINDSRTEFHGSRAPTVSIRQYIDRIFKYSGCSPSCFIVAHIYVDRFIQNTDIHLTSLNVHRLLITSVMVAAKFIDDAFFNNAYYAKVGGVSTEELNKLEMKFLFSIDFRLQVSVNTFGRYCSQLEKEAAEGHQIERPIQVCRIKESWSNKDDSTPCAPTIAR from the exons ATGGGAACATTGGCACTTGATACTGAGAATGTGGACTTGGATGTATACCTAACTTTGGGGCTTAAGGCATTgggaaaaagaattttgggaactCCACGGGCTTTAACCCTTCTTTCTTCACTTCTTGAGAGATCTGTCCAGAAAAATGAGATGCTACTGGAGACAACACAGATCAATGACTCTAGGACAGAATTCCATGGTTCTAGGGCGCCCACTGTGAGCATCCGGCAGTACATAGATCGCATCTTCAAGTACTCTGGCTGCAGTCCATCCTGCTTCATTGTGGCACACATTTATGTGGATAGATTTATACAGAACACAGACATTCATTTAACCTCTCTTAATGTCCATCGGCTCCTAATAACAAGTGTAATGGTTGCTGCAAAGTTCATTGATGATGC GTTCTTCAACAATGCCTACTATGCAAAAGTGGGAGGAGTAAGTACAGAAGAGTTGAACAAGTTGGAGATGAAGTTTTTGTTTAGTATAGATTTCAGACTTCAAGTAAGTGTCAACACATTTGGAAGATACTGTTCTCAGTTGGAAAAGGAAGCTGCCGAAGGGCATCAGATTGAACGACCAATCCAAGTTTGCAGAATTAAAGAAAGTTGGTCTAATAAAGATGATTCGACCCCTTGTGCTCCCACGATTGCAAGATGA
- the LOC8272040 gene encoding DAR GTPase 3, chloroplastic isoform X1, whose product MGVQILGLWSPNYTVCVHLPETRSSNRVHSVTSAQLSTTASLSSQPPTIQVVNIGGKTPTLYGNATLDETDWVGLETDLYYWTKPLRPVQWYPGHIAKTEKELKEQLKLMDVVIEVRDARIPLSTTHPQMDSWLGNRKRILVLNREDMISKADRNAWANYFATQGIKAVFANGQFGMGTVKLSRLAKALAASVNVKRRAKGLLPRPVRAGVVGYPNVGKSSLINRLLKRRMCEAASRPGVTRELKWVRFGNELELLDSPGMLPMRINDQSAAIKLAICDDIGERSYDVADVAAILVQMLTRIPSVGLEALHRRYKIDVDGYNGRIFIQKLAIQLFNGDTHQAAFRILTDFRKGKFGWVALERPPR is encoded by the exons atgGGGGTGCAGATTCTGGGGCTATGGTCACCCAATTATACAGTATGCGTTCACCTACCTGAAACCAGAAGCAGCAACAGAGTTCACTCTGTAACAAGTGCACAACTCTCAACTACTGCTTCTCTCTCCTCCCAACCTCCCACTATTCAG GTTGTTAATATTGGTGGAAAGACTCCAACTTTGTACGGAAATGCTACCCTTGATGAGACTGATTGGGTTGGTCTTGAAACTGACCTATATTATTGGACAAAGCCACTGCGTCCTGTTCAG TGGTATCCTGGTCATATTGCCAAAACTGAAAAAGAACTTAAAGAACAACTCAAGTTAATGGATGTTGTGATAGAAGTGCGAGATGCTAGAATTCCTTTATCCACAACTCATCCCCAG ATGGACTCATGGCTTGgaaataggaaaagaattTTGGTGTTGAATAGAGAAGATATGATATCCAAGGCAGACAGGAATGCTTGGGCAAATTATTTTGCAACTCAGGGAATCAAGGCTGTCTTTGCCAATGGGCAATTTGGAATG GGTACTGTGAAGCTCAGCAGGTTAGCAAAGGCATTAGCTGCAAGTGTAAATGTCAAACGCAGAGCCAAGGGACTCCTTCCTCGTCCA GTTCGAGCTGGAGTAGTTGGGTATCCAAATGTTGGGAAATCATCATTGATCAATCGGTTGCTCAAGCGCCGGATGTGCGAAGCAGCTTCCAGACCTGGAGTTACAAGAGAATTGAA ATGGGTTCGATTCGGGAATGAACTTGAGTTGCTAGACTCTCCTGGCATGCTCCCAATGCGGATTAATGATCAATCAGCTGCAATTAAGCTTGCCATCTGCGATGACATTGGAGAGAGATCCTATGATGTGGCTGATGTGGCAGCAATACTTGTACAGATGTTGACAAGGATTCCATCAGTAG GTCTAGAAGCTCTTCATAGGCGCTACAAAATTGATGTAGATGGGTATAATGGTAGAAT ATTTATTCAGAAGCTTGCAATTCAGTTGTTCAATGGGGACACACATCAAGCAGCTTTCCGTATCTTGACTGATTTTCGGAAGGGAAAGTTTGGTTGGGTGGCACTGGAGAGGCCCCCGAGGTAA
- the LOC8272040 gene encoding DAR GTPase 3, chloroplastic isoform X2: MGVQILGLWSPNYTVCVHLPETRSSNRVHSVTSAQLSTTASLSSQPPTIQVVNIGGKTPTLYGNATLDETDWVGLETDLYYWTKPLRPVQWYPGHIAKTEKELKEQLKLMDVVIEVRDARIPLSTTHPQMDSWLGNRKRILVLNREDMISKADRNAWANYFATQGIKAVFANGQFGMGTVKLSRLAKALAASVNVKRRAKGLLPRPVRAGVVGYPNVGKSSLINRLLKRRMCEAASRPGVTRELKWVRFGNELELLDSPGMLPMRINDQSAAIKLAICDDIGERSYDVADVAAILVQMLTRIPSVDLFRSLQFSCSMGTHIKQLSVS, translated from the exons atgGGGGTGCAGATTCTGGGGCTATGGTCACCCAATTATACAGTATGCGTTCACCTACCTGAAACCAGAAGCAGCAACAGAGTTCACTCTGTAACAAGTGCACAACTCTCAACTACTGCTTCTCTCTCCTCCCAACCTCCCACTATTCAG GTTGTTAATATTGGTGGAAAGACTCCAACTTTGTACGGAAATGCTACCCTTGATGAGACTGATTGGGTTGGTCTTGAAACTGACCTATATTATTGGACAAAGCCACTGCGTCCTGTTCAG TGGTATCCTGGTCATATTGCCAAAACTGAAAAAGAACTTAAAGAACAACTCAAGTTAATGGATGTTGTGATAGAAGTGCGAGATGCTAGAATTCCTTTATCCACAACTCATCCCCAG ATGGACTCATGGCTTGgaaataggaaaagaattTTGGTGTTGAATAGAGAAGATATGATATCCAAGGCAGACAGGAATGCTTGGGCAAATTATTTTGCAACTCAGGGAATCAAGGCTGTCTTTGCCAATGGGCAATTTGGAATG GGTACTGTGAAGCTCAGCAGGTTAGCAAAGGCATTAGCTGCAAGTGTAAATGTCAAACGCAGAGCCAAGGGACTCCTTCCTCGTCCA GTTCGAGCTGGAGTAGTTGGGTATCCAAATGTTGGGAAATCATCATTGATCAATCGGTTGCTCAAGCGCCGGATGTGCGAAGCAGCTTCCAGACCTGGAGTTACAAGAGAATTGAA ATGGGTTCGATTCGGGAATGAACTTGAGTTGCTAGACTCTCCTGGCATGCTCCCAATGCGGATTAATGATCAATCAGCTGCAATTAAGCTTGCCATCTGCGATGACATTGGAGAGAGATCCTATGATGTGGCTGATGTGGCAGCAATACTTGTACAGATGTTGACAAGGATTCCATCAGTAG ATTTATTCAGAAGCTTGCAATTCAGTTGTTCAATGGGGACACACATCAAGCAGCTTTCCGTATCTTGA
- the LOC8272039 gene encoding probable inactive patatin-like protein 9: protein MELSKVTLEIFSKLEQKWLSHCENSKKTRVLSIDGGGTTGIVSGASLVHLEDQIRLKTGDPHARIADFFDIIAGTGIGALLSAMLAADDGSGRPLFSATEAVAFLAEKNSELFKVCGSGFLRRRKRFSGKSIEKTLKEALRREDGEILTLKDTCKPLLIPCFDLNSSAPFVFSRADASDSPSFNFDLWKVCLATLATPSLFKPFKLTSVDGKTSCCAIDGGLVMNNPTAAAVTHVLHNKRDFPSANGVEDLLVLSLGNGPLSGSLSKQNLRRNGECETSCIVNIVLDGVSETVDQMLGNAFCWNGTDYVRIQANGLKGDGMLAVGQKEQEEVLNERGVESLPFGGKRLLMETNGERIQGFVQRLVASGRSSLPPSPCKDSTVSPLSNGR, encoded by the exons ATGGAGCTTAGTAAGGTAACACTTGAGATCTTTTCAAAGCTAGAGCAAAAATGGCTTTCTCACTGCGAAAACTCCAAGAAAACACGTGTTCTTAGCATTGACGGCGGTGGTACCACCGGCATTGTTTCTGGCGCTTCTCTTGTTCACCTCGAAGACCAGATCCGTCTCAAAACCGGTGATCCTCACGCTCGTATCGCTGATTTCTTTGACATTATTGCCGGTACTGGTATTGGTGCTCTACTCTCTGCTATGCTCGCGGCTGACGACGGTTCTGGCCGTCCTTTATTCTCTGCTACAGAGGCCGTCGCTTTTTTAGCTGAGAAAAACTCCGAGCTCTTTAAAGTCTGCGGAAGTGGGTTCCTCCGCCGACGTAAGAGATTCTCCGGCAAGAGTATAGAGAAGACTTTGAAAGAAGCATTGAGAAGAGAAGACGGAGAGATCCTGACCTTGAAGGACACGTGTAAGCCTCTCCTTATTCCTTGCTTTGACCTAAACAGCTCTGCTCCTTTCGTTTTCTCCCGAGCCGACGCCTCCGATTCACCGAGTTTCAACTTTGACCTTTGGAAGGTCTGCCTCGCTACTCTAGCTACTCCGAGTCTCTTCAAGCCGTTTAAATTGACGTCTGTTGACGGTAAAACCTCTTGTTGCGCTATTGATGGTGGTTTAGTGATGAATAATCCAACGGCCGCCGCGGTTACGCATGTTCTCCATAATAAACGGGATTTCCCATCTGCTAATGGAGTGGAGGATCTTTTGGTTCTTTCATTAGGTAACGGTCCGTTAAGTGGATCGTTAAGTAAGCAAAATCTACGCCGCAACGGTGAATGCGAGACGTCTTGTATCGTTAATATTGTGCTCGATGGAGTATCTGAGACTGTTGACCAGATGTTAGGGAACGCTTTTTGTTGGAACGGTACGGACTATGTCAGAATCCAG GCAAACGGATTGAAGGGCGACGGAATGCTGGCAGTGGGCCAGAAGGAGCAAGAAGAGGTGTTGAATGAGAGAGGAGTGGAGTCGTTGCCGTTTGGCGGGAAACGGTTATTGATGGAGACGAACGGAGAAAGAATCCAGGGGTTCGTGCAACGTCTTGTTGCTTCAGGAAGGAGTAGCTTGCCTCCTAGTCCCTGCAAGGATTCCACCGTTAGCCCACTATCCAACGGCCGTTAg